The Phoenix dactylifera cultivar Barhee BC4 unplaced genomic scaffold, palm_55x_up_171113_PBpolish2nd_filt_p 000240F, whole genome shotgun sequence region ctgaaaagcttgagtcgactcccgctacagccgagtcgactcctgatcgcgcgagtcgactccaacccaccaacggtcacattgtcaggctgcgcagagtgtgcagaacggccagaaaaagtggagtaacggctagtttccgtgggggttggcttaaatagccacagaagactgtagcaaaatagagaacatacattccactccaagcattcaagtcttcaagctttgcaagtgctcttcaacgagaaaaaggggagatcagcatttactgcgccaccaacttctccccagcattcaaagcttcctcctcctacattcaagtcgatcactcatccaagaggagaccagagtcaagaagccattcctctacttaagcttaaaagcgtttgagggcttctaaactcatccttgaatatattgtttcatacctgcttttgagaagcttattttctgttttctttctactacgtgtatttacttggttcaatcgggggattgaatcaaggggataaaggttagttggtgagccagttttaaaaccaacgtgtgaaagggtttgattgtgagcccgggaaaacaatcggggttggttctagtcggtgagcctgggaaaaccgaccgagttcgttgttagctcgtaaaacaacaagtttggttgtgagcttgcaaaacaaccggctgtaatccaagggggttatagtgtattcccaagagaaacttggggagtggacgtaggagcaagggatagctccgaaccactataaaacttgtgtttgtgattgattgtctcttcctcttctcatttcatattgctcacagcacatagtaattaattaaataacttggcatagtttttaattaatcatccataacgttttaaattatccaaattgttttaaaacccaattcacccccccccctcttgggttgtctatctgggcaacacaattctctatcttttgaactaatctgcctcggagtcgactcgggctttgttggagtcgactcggctaacttgggggtcgactctgaaatacttggagtcgactcgttcacaggatctccaaaactgagtctctgcctttcagactgttttcctctaggagtcgactcgaacaaactaggagtcgactcggctgatatgGGAGATTCTACAgtctcactgttagtatgtaattgaagcacatgtgagctaatctgagatttatcataaataatttctaaagtatcccagatttctttagcagataaacatgcagaaatcttattaaatatagtttcatggatagcacaatatagtatgttcatagcattagcattcaattgtgctaagtctttttcattaatagtttgagagagtgtgtgaaggtcatttattatgatattccataaatcatagttttgtgattgaataaaaatgcgcatgcgtgctttccaatgtgtgtagtttatgccattaaatagtggaggtctatcaattaattatctctctcctagaaaactatctatttgagttgtcatgatctttggctcttgatcgtaagatcaacaattaatcttagagcacctgctctgataccacttgttgcccaaggtgacaacccaagaggggggtgaattgggttttctaaaaattatattcccttttgaattgaatgcagcggaatgataagatgttatttacttaagctctaggcaattataaGTAAAGCAGTAGAAAATTAAGTTAGAGCAATTAtattatggctttagggtgcaattgatctaaaatcaacttatagttgtatgatcaattttaatctatgtgaatagtaagaatggagtggaagctaagcaagttctaaacaatcacttataaatcaattggaaacaaagctagagatattacacaatcaagtatgaatgtaaggcatgaaacataagagataaggcatcacaaacacaaagatgtatagtggttcggtgcaccccagcacctacatccacttcccaagacctcttggtaatttcactataacccctcagattatagccggttgttttacaagctcacaacctaacttgttgttttcacgagatcacaatgaactcggtcggttttcacaggctcaccgactagaaccaaccgattgttttccgggttcacaatcaacccagttggttttctcaaaggctcaccaaccacaaccttacaacgattgttttccgggttcacaatcaacccagttggttttcccaaaggctcaccaaccacaaccttacaacgttggttttatacttggctcaccaacaaactttaaccccttgattcaatcccttgattgaatcaagttacaagatattagaacaagggtttaaaacaaatacaagcttcttaaacaagcagatataacaatgtaaacaaatagagtaaagagaagaagccctcaaataagTTTTGTAGAtaaaggaactcggcttcttctttacttgattctTTTCTGATTtcacacgaggtagaggatcactgaggcagcataCAGTTCgaaaggaagctttgggattcactcggatactcttcttctctcacttttgctttgaatggcccttttgtgcttttggaaggtttctcttgaaatcttcttgaaatctcttccctatgtgttctctcccactttcttaACTTTTCCCCTAGCTtttcccttgattttatagctttggatggcatgggaacaaagatctagccgttagagacaaaaatagagctgttggagttgagaaaaaactagctgttatgcctcccagcgtgctcgagtcgactcggctgaagcaggagtcgactcgactgaagcaggagtcgactcggctgggagtcgactcgagcactgcagcgctgaaaatcaactctctgtctttttgtctgttctcagtcggagtcgactcgcaaaatcccggagtcgactcgagctctgttccttgaaactccagagtgccagagtcgactctgaacttccaggagtcgactcgaggactattcttttgaatctttctttgaatttgctccaacttgaatcctttgaacttgaaacttgggccaatgaagtgtagctttcttccaacttttcttgagagcttttgaggccttcttgtatttttccaacttgctatgttccttgcaaaacaaattatctttcttcttgcaacacaagcattagtaattatacttcaagattttgtgatcatcaaaattaatctttaaatcaatctttaggtcatcatatatatatatatatatataaaaagttcTCTCCAACATACAATCAAAATGTATCAGcaaaaaattccaaaaaaattaagttttttttttaaaaatagaaagaTAGAAAATGGATCATTTATTAAAATtatctaaaattaaataaataggcTAATTAGCTGAGATCATTGACCATTGCTCATGTACTAGGCTGGTATACAGTGCTGTAgtacagaaaaaaaaatctaacttaACTAATTTCTATCAGCGGTGGAAAAATTATTGATAGGATCAGATCGACTAGCTCGGTAGCGGAGCAATCCAACGACAAACTAGCACACacaaaaatagataaaaaagaAACAGGAGGGAAAGAGTTGGACTGATTTGTGGACTtggtccaacataaaagttTTACTTAGCAGTGTTCATACATACAAGAAATAATTGGGTAGCCTAGCTCACCAcataagcattggaattgtggATTCGCTgggtaatttaaaaaaataaattactggCGTTTCGcgtttaattatattatttcttACGGGAATGTAGGAAGAGGGCGCTTAAAATTTCAGTAGCGGAAGGTTAGAGCGACGGTTGGCTTACCGGGATTTTCGGCGATTTGATTCTTGATCGAGGTGAGATTCGCTTCCACTATCCATTTCGAGATATTAGCGGACGAATTCGGTGGCGGGATGGGTTTTTCCCGTACTGGTGCTTGGATTTCTTCTGCTTGCTGGGGTTTAATTGGATTAAGAATTGTGGAGTGGGATAAACTTGGGTTTTTATTGCATTTTATCGAGGAGTGCGTAATTCGGTGCAGATTTGGGATTTTAGGTAAAGATTGTTGTTTGGGGTTTGTGTTTATGGTGAAGTTGGAGCATCTTTTGAACTGTTTTCTGAATTCATAATTATGTGATAATGTAGTTTCTATGGTCGGTTATTAATTCTAGCGTCCAATTCTATTGCAAGATtgagtttttcttctttttcattcGCAATGGATTCAATCTTCATATGCTCAGATATGGGTtaaattctttctttttctttccttgtaTTTTTTTGATTCATATTCTCtgggattttctttttgtttggtgttggtctataatataaaaatttccAGAAAATTTTGATATCAAAGTTCGGACGCTTTATTACTTAATTCTGTTTATACGTTTAGTTTTCCCTATCCATTTATGTGGTTGTCAACTTTTTTAATCTATATTTACTTTTATTTACTTCTTaatcttaattttacttttgtcAGTTTTTTATTCAGTTTGAAGTGCTGTTTGTAGTGTGATAAGGCAAATCAAGTGTTCACTGTAGCCCAAGAAAGATAGATGTTGATGTTGTGATTGAGATGGATCGGATAAGGAGCTGGTTGCAGAAATTCCAAAAACAAGGGGATAAGCTGAAGTTTCGGCCCATGAAAAATAAGGAGACAGATGATAGGAAAAATGGGCAGAAACCTCAAAttgatgatgcaccttcaaACGCCACTCAGCAGAAGGTTGCTGCTGCAAAGCAGTACATCGAAAACCACTACAGGACCCAGATGAAGAGCTTGCAAGGACGGAAGGAGAGGTAaatattctatttttattttgctttcaAAATGTGTTCTTGGCAACAATAGTTCAACAATTACTAAATTGGAAAGGTTGAGAGCCGTCTGAGAAGTAAATTTGAACTACCCATCAAGTGATAGTAAATAAACTAACCTACTGTGAGGTGTCGACTAGATGGATCACTATATATGATTGGAACATTATGTGTTAGGCCTCATTTggcagagcttttggagggccagcattttagatagaataagggtgtttggtaaaaaaattgaaaatcattTTAGTTTTGTCAGAAAACTAAAACTTCTTTTTggaagaagctattttggagcttctccGAATCGGAAAACTATTTtgaattcttaattttttttgaccaaaatatccataataaaatataataattatagaaaataataataatatataatgataataattataattttttatatctttattattatattataactataaatataatattataataataatatattatactataaatataatgttattatattatacatTGTATAttacattgatatattatgttatataatatcaaattatgttacattattatgctatagtatacaatattatattactatattataaaaataatatattacattacagtaatattatactatattatatatttatgtattaatacatattatgttttattatgttctgttagataatactatgcaatgccctttttggtcattttgtcataccaaaagtactttatcAATTTGTTTACCAGACACATATTAAAGTCTcatagcactttagaaatgtagttaccaactAGCAAATAACCTTTtacaaaagctctacttcaaaaagctctacttccgaaATCTCTACTGCCAACAACTCTGCCAAACGGGGCCTTAGATTATTGCATACTTTAATATGCATTGATCCCCCTAACACCAACCAAGCATATAACATGATGATGTTTGCTGAAATGCTGCATTTATTATCTTTCTACACATTATCACTGATTTCGTACAGGTTTCCTATGCATTTAATGTTGTTACAATCCTTCGCTACAAAAGAACTTTAGATCTATCTAGAATTAAATTTTGTCTGTAGCATCTCTATAAAGAGAGCAGTGTTGGACTGCTATCGTTCCCTCGAAATCATTCGTAGGATATTCCTTGGTTACGTTGAATGTCGGTTTAGATGTGCATATTTCTCAATTTTGCACTTGCAGAGAATGTGAAACCAATTACATATGGATTATTATCCACAACCCTATCGACTTGAGTACAGCGTGGGTCCATGATTGGATTTATAGTGGGAATAAGAATTTGATTTTTCATGTCATGATGTTAGATGCCAGCTAATCCCCACTAGTATTGTCTTAGAATGGGgaccaataaattcataaattgtGCAAATCTTATCTACGAACAGCGACATCAAAAAGGAGAAAATGTTTTATGTGGAAGAGAAATGACTGCTCCTTTTACAGGTTCTCTCCAGCACTAAAATGACTCTAACACAGACTAATTAGGTTTTAAGTCTAGGATATTTACCAAGCCTAACCTTCTCCTTCATGTCATGCTGATCAGAATCTTAAATTGCCAGATACCGCCTCTGTAAATTCTAGGTCTTGAGAGAAGTGGGTAGATCAAGCTGGAGGCAGATCAGGTTAAAATTTGCTGTATACGTCCCACCTGCATTGATTGGCTTGGTTTAGAGTTACTCTGGAGAACAGGCCATATTACCATGAAATGTACATATAACATTTAAAATGAATATATTGATATTTCAATTACTGCCTTTCGGGTTGCTTAAAAGTGAGCTTATTTTTTTAGTACAAACCTCCTTGTTCTTCCTTGTTTATGTTTTGTTTCTATTAAAATTATTGTTGATGTTAGGCGACAGatcttggagaggaagcttgcTGATGCTGATGTTTCTGAAGAGGAGCAAAACAACCTCATAAAGAACTTAGAGAGAAAAGAAACTGAATACATGCGCCTTCAAAGGTATAAAGTGGGAGTCGATGATTTTGAACTGCTGACAATTATCGGGAGGGGTGCATTTGGGGAGGTTGGTGTCCATtcctgttttcttcttttttacatTGTAATTAAACAGAACTTTTAGCAACATGTTCCGAGTCTGACTTCATAATGCCCATTCTGTATATTGCATGTCATGAAGACTTGTAAAAGTACTCCAAAAGCTTTTACAATTTCCTTGTACTGAAACTCATGCTGGATTATCAAATTGTTTTCTGCCACTGGATGGCTTGATCTTCTGATGAGGGTTCTTATGTTGATACTTTTAATGAGCAAATCAAGGTTTAGATATGGTCGGCCAGCATGGAATCTAACCATCCCTGAGAATCAGGAAGGCGGGGGTTGGGGTGGGGGATGGGTGGAGTAATGGAATAGGGCATCTACTGTCCCAAGGTTTTGGTACACTAGGCATCCCACTCATGGACAAACCAGGACAGCTCTGTCCCttggtatttaaaaccttggatCAAATCCTTAGATTTGTCCTATGTGAGTTTGTGTAATGACTTCTGCTTGACAATTTGCCATGATATtataaatgctttcttgatataTTCTTATACAAAGCTATCTAGTTTTCTTAGTCATCAGTTTTGCTCATTCACTTTGACATTAATATCATATTGTCTCTTTTCATAATGCTGATTTATTCTTCTCTTTCAattttcaatagagctggtACATTGTGCATAGAATACACATGAGTGACATGTCAGTCTTTGTACTCTGATGTGTGGACATTGCTTGCTATGATGGAATTGTGTTATTGTTTCAGTTTGGTGTTCTTGGAATACTGTACTACATTTTTTATTCCATGTTGCAGCAGCATTATTGCTTGTGTTTTAtaggattatgtttaattttttgttgatattattttattgtttggTTATTTTCAAGTATAAAATCATTTGCTGGTTTATGTTGGTTTTGAGAATATTGACTCAGCTGATTTATGGAATAAGTTGGACCTAGTTTGATTTTTTGTTTGTGTGTGCgcgcatgagagagagagagaagcattCGAACAATAACAAAAGTGGGATATGGATATGTGAATGAAATTCTTCATTCCTGGCAGGAATAATTGTGGGGTTGAGGGTATTTTTGTCTGTGCAAAAAGAgcagggaaaaaaaagagggtCTTATTCCAGGTATAACACTATCCTTATCCTATTGGAATAGGCATGTTTGACCAGAATGGTATTTCCTCCCTTATTCTTTTTTCTATAAACCTGATAAGGCATATTCCAAGCGTCATTCGTGCTTTATTTCCAAACAAACACTGCCTAGAAGAGAATCACAAGGTGCAGTTCTCCTTGTGGACTATCCTTTGGTTCAGTCTGGACATTTTTTGACTCTCTTTTGTACTGATTCTGGAAATTTGTctatgcaattaaaaggatataaATTTTCAGGCTGAAGAAGTAAAACTgaatttgtttgtttgtttttttcaaGCTTATATGTTAAGTAGCTTCGACAAACTTTTCAACTTACTGACTTTTTGTTTATGCATTTGCCACTATGCAGGTGAGGCTTTGTAGAGAGAAGACCACCAGGCAAGTGTATGCAATGAAGATACTAAAAAAATCTGAAATGCTTCATAAAGACCAGGTATCATTACAAGCTCCTTATTCTTTTAGATATTGGTTATGTGGATAATGTGCTGTCTGCCTGCATCCTCACCCCGATACCCTCCCTCTCCTGCTTTTAGGTGGAGCATGTAAAAGCGGAAAGAAATCTTCTCGCAGAGGTTGATAGTCCTTGCATTGTCAAACTCTATTGCTCCTTTCAGGATCAAGAATTTTTATATCTTATCATGGAATACCTTCCTGGTGGAGACATGATGACTTTACTTATGCGCAAGGATATATTGACAGAAGATGAGGCCAGGTTTTATGTTGGGCAGACTGTGTTAGCTATAGAATCTATTCACAAACACAACTATATTCATAGGTACGTGTtttgtattttatttatttattttcccaTTGATTGGTACATACAGGGCTTTATTGGCTTCTATGACATCATTTGTGTTAACTGAATATTTCTTACTGAATAGGGACATCAAACCTGACAATTTATTGCTAGATCGAAATGGCCATGTCAAACTATCAGATTTTGGGTTGTGTAAACCTTTAGACCGTACTAGTTTTCCTAATCTTAGTGATCCTGACTATATGATTGGGAAAAATATCAACCCTTTATTGGAAAGTGAGGAGCGGTTAAACTCCTACCCTGCACCCAGGCGTACACAACAGGAACAGCTACTACACTGGCAGAAGAATAGGCGAATGTTGGTAAGTCACGTGTCCTCTTGATATATCCTTGATTATCCTGTGTGCCACTCTGCATGTTTTTGGTTCTAAATGTTGAACTTCAGCATACATGCCAGGTAGGCCTTACAATTACGCAAAAACTACTAAAGAGCCTTACTTCTTTTGGAAGATGCCCTCTAGTACATGCCAAGGGAAATGATTTAACAGAATTTTGCTGCTGCTCTTTTGCATGTGACATATAATTTGTTTAATGTAACTTTCTAGCTTTGCTATTAAAAGTGACCTAGTCTGCAATTTGTGAAATATAGCACTCAATTTCCAGTGTGAGAGTCATGGCTTTGTATTTTAgaagtaaaagaaagaaaattgcaTATTCGATTCATtgtattttattcttttgaaGAATACTATTCTTTTGAAGGGTATGCATATTATCCTCACTTTCATGTTTTTCTGTTGTTAGTTATGCTTAGGTTGTAGTGGTACTTATAGGGTACATCTTGCTTCGTGTTTTGTCATATAAAGACAAATTTAATTGTGTTTCAATGTTCACTGACATGCTTTGTAAGTTCAGGCTTATTCAACTGTCGGTACCCCTGATTATATTGCTCCAGAAGTTTTACTGAAGAAAGGATATGGCATGGAGTGTGATTGGTAAAGTCTAAGGACTAATTTTCACTCagcccatttcaatttcctgaCTTTTGGAATTTTCAGGTGGTCACTTGGAGCAATCATGTATGAGATGCTTGTTGGTTACCCACCATTTTATTCTGAAAAGCAAATGTTGACCTGTAGGAAGGTATATAAtttgcaaattattttttttttgggttcttCTAAAATATAGAATAGTTTTTCTGGTAAAAGAATATAGCATATTTAGGATTATTGATGTATGATGATTCTACAagttaattttattttcatctcacttatgaatatttttttacatAATGTCATAGATTCTTGTTGTATTTAGTTGCATATAGTACGTAAGCTGCCATTCAGCATGTGGGAAATGTTATAAAGCTTGCGGTAATGAAATATGTCGGTTCTCCCAGATTAGTGGGTTAGGATATCTCAAGCATGGTCCTTCATGGCAGCTCTGCAAGGAGGCTGAGATTAGAGATGGATTTTAAAATAGGGAGTGACATGAGGACCGTTGCAAGCAATTGATGCAAGGGCTGGTGTTAGGTGAAGTGAGGAGACCTAAATAGATGAAGAGGACTTGAGGGAGGTTTAAAAATGTTGAGAAGGTATTGCTGTAAGGCATGGAGCAGTAATTGTCCGTAATATAATTTTCTGGCTTATGCcagttgtggagtgattgattatacccctatttgattttgatgagctcaaagcatttgagtatatttcatgttgtactaatgaattcaatctagtgtttcagacgaatatatgtgaatttatgtttaagtgcgtcgagccttggttcaaagtaatttggctaagtgttgaactcaattgaaccaaagtctgaagctcgagtcgactccggaagattgcgagtcgactctaagtgtttcagaggttctggcacaagctcgagtcgactccggtacactacgagtcgactccgactgagaacagacagaaggacagaaagatgaatttcagaccctgtcaccgagtcgactccgaagatttcgagtcgactccgatgcttgccgagtcgactcccgacagttccgagtcgactccaaggagtaacagacagaaagacagagcgaTGGGTTTTAGACCTTGttaccgagtcaactccagaaggatgtgagtcgactccgatgtttgacAAGTCGACTTCTAAttatgcccgagtcgactctcagaggaaagcagactgaaaggcagagaaccaacctcagtaaccctgtgaacgagtcgactccaggaatt contains the following coding sequences:
- the LOC103720548 gene encoding serine/threonine-protein kinase tricornered-like, coding for MDRIRSWLQKFQKQGDKLKFRPMKNKETDDRKNGQKPQIDDAPSNATQQKVAAAKQYIENHYRTQMKSLQGRKERRQILERKLADADVSEEEQNNLIKNLERKETEYMRLQRYKVGVDDFELLTIIGRGAFGEVRLCREKTTRQVYAMKILKKSEMLHKDQVEHVKAERNLLAEVDSPCIVKLYCSFQDQEFLYLIMEYLPGGDMMTLLMRKDILTEDEARFYVGQTVLAIESIHKHNYIHRDIKPDNLLLDRNGHVKLSDFGLCKPLDRTSFPNLSDPDYMIGKNINPLLESEERLNSYPAPRRTQQEQLLHWQKNRRMLAYSTVGTPDYIAPEVLLKKGYGMECDWWSLGAIMYEMLVGYPPFYSEKQMLTCRKIVNWKTHLKFPEEAKLSPEAKDLICKLLCNVEQRLGTRGAHEIKAHPWFKGIQWDRLYQMEAAFVPEVIDELDTHNFEKFEESAIPIQTSSKSGPWRKKLSSKDVNFVGYTYKNFEIVNDHDAPGIVELKKKNKPKRPSIKTLFDTTSTTGQPVLGSFLNLLPPQLEVSESPEPPPNSNRS